From a single Tachypleus tridentatus isolate NWPU-2018 chromosome 6, ASM421037v1, whole genome shotgun sequence genomic region:
- the LOC143251515 gene encoding uncharacterized protein LOC143251515: protein MKMRLVNFILLLVITVHTVGNNAENGSNKITRNIHNGNSGYEYIGESSRALNRCRNKSGFDKKPDFGICNENVKYKKNMFRRDPDVGLVFDSDPNLIDGLRRGTRKARQDSSGGMIELLYRELRMNNSLQLDT from the exons ATGAAGATGAGGCTagtg aatttcatTCTACTTTTGGTGATTACGGTCCACACTGTAGGAAATAACGCTGAAAACGGAAGTAACAAAATAACCCGAAACATCCACAATGGTAATAGTGGATACGAATATATAGGGGAAAGTAGCAGAGCTCTAAACAGATGTAGAAATAAAAGTGGTTTTGACAAGAAACCAGATTTCGGAATATGTAACGaaaatgtaaaatacaagaaGAATATGTTTAGAAGAGACCCAGACGTAGGCTTGGTTTTTGACAGTGACCCCAACTTAATAGATGGGTTAAGAAGAGGAACACGAAAAGCAAGACAAGACAGTTCCGGAGGAATGATAGAATTATTGTATCGTGAACTAAGAATGAATAACAGTTTACAATTGGACACATAA